Proteins encoded in a region of the Burkholderia ubonensis subsp. mesacidophila genome:
- the urtD gene encoding urea ABC transporter ATP-binding protein UrtD, which yields MNGTALYQFAPPGEDELLAVSGTASMGRVVPPGIDTSHGTILYLEDIEVSFDGFRALNRLSLSIDAGELRCVIGPNGAGKTTMMDVITGKTRPAAGKVFLGQTLDLSRMSEPEIARAGIGRKFQKPTVFEQHPVWENLELAMQTDKGWLASLRARLDKAAQAKIEETLALIGLEAHAFRAAGELSHGQKQRLEIGMLLMQRPALLLLDEPAAGMTDHETMELADLLNTLRGTCSMMVVEHDMEFVAALAGDTGRVTVMAEGAVLAHGTLDQVKRDDAVIESYLGR from the coding sequence ATGAACGGAACCGCCCTCTACCAGTTCGCGCCGCCGGGCGAGGACGAATTGCTCGCGGTCAGCGGCACGGCGTCGATGGGGCGCGTCGTGCCGCCCGGCATCGACACGTCGCACGGCACGATCCTCTATCTTGAGGATATCGAAGTGAGCTTCGACGGCTTCCGCGCGCTGAACCGGCTGTCGCTGTCGATCGACGCGGGCGAGCTGCGCTGCGTGATCGGCCCGAACGGCGCGGGCAAGACGACGATGATGGACGTGATCACCGGCAAGACGCGTCCCGCTGCGGGCAAGGTGTTTCTCGGCCAGACGCTCGACCTGTCGCGGATGAGCGAGCCGGAAATCGCGCGCGCGGGCATCGGCCGCAAGTTCCAGAAGCCGACCGTGTTCGAGCAGCACCCGGTATGGGAAAACCTCGAGCTCGCGATGCAGACCGACAAGGGCTGGCTCGCGTCGCTGCGCGCGCGGCTCGACAAGGCCGCGCAGGCGAAGATCGAGGAGACGCTCGCGCTGATCGGCCTCGAGGCACACGCGTTCCGCGCGGCCGGCGAGCTGTCGCACGGGCAGAAGCAGCGGCTCGAGATCGGCATGCTGTTGATGCAGCGCCCCGCGCTGCTGCTGCTCGACGAGCCCGCGGCGGGCATGACCGATCACGAGACGATGGAGCTCGCGGACCTGCTGAACACGCTGCGCGGCACCTGCTCGATGATGGTCGTCGAGCACGACATGGAGTTCGTCGCGGCGCTCGCGGGTGACACCGGGCGCGTGACGGTGATGGCCGAAGGCGCGGTGCTCGCGCACGGCACGCTCGATCAGGTCAAGCGCGACGACGCGGTGATCGAGTCTTATCTCGGACGTTGA